A part of Primulina eburnea isolate SZY01 chromosome 10, ASM2296580v1, whole genome shotgun sequence genomic DNA contains:
- the LOC140803948 gene encoding deSI-like protein At4g17486 — protein MLCRKSSVKSGVGSVPVHLNVYDLTSINGYAYWLGLGAYHSGVEVNGYEYAFGAHEYPTTGIFEGEPRSCDGFTFRKSILIGWTDLNEVQVRGIMEKLAQKYRGDAYNLITKNCNHFCNDACIKLTGNPIPSWINRLARIGLLCQCIIPVNLNTTKVSHHRIEDKQCEVEKKKLRSHSNRFSNSSSNSSSSSSCSPPLATSITDSLSKSRSPLPKSSPSSIESKTN, from the exons ATGTTATGCCGGAAAAGTTCGGTTAAAAGTGGCGTAGGATCGGTGCCGGTGCATTTGAATGTGTATGATCTTACCTCTATCAATGGCTATGCTTATTGGCTTGGGCTGGGGGCTTACCATTCTGGTGTTGAAG TTAATGGATACGAGTATGCATTTGGAGCCCATGAGTATCCCACGACTGGGATATTCGAAGGAGAGCCAAGAAGCTGCGATGGATTCACATTTAGGAAATCTATTCTGATAGGATGGACTGATTTGAATGAGGTGCAAGTGAGGGGAATTATGGAGAAGCTTGCGCAAAAATACAGAGGAGATGCATACAACTTGATCACCAAGAATTGCAACCATTTCTGCAATGATGCTTGCATCAAACTCACTGGGAATCCCATCCCAAGTTGGATAAATCGCCTCGCCCGAATTG GTTTGTTATGCCAATGCATAATTCCAGTAAACTTGAATACAACAAAAGTAAGCCACCACAGAATAGAAGACAAGCAATGTGAAGTTGAGAAGAAGAAACTCAGAAGCCATTCTAATAGGTTCTCAAATTCATCTTCCAATTCATCATCATCTTCTTCGTGTTCTCCGCCCCTCGCGACGAGCATCACTGACAGTTTAAGCAAAAGCCGGAGCCCTTTGCCAAAGTCTTCGCCTTCGAGTATTGAATCTAAAACAAACTAG
- the LOC140803435 gene encoding uncharacterized protein, with amino-acid sequence MPRNSSRKATEISPSGNSSDMLRAASGKAATKELERIDHLFYSYASNSSGLIDPEGIELLCSDLEVDHTDVRILMLAWKMQAEKQGYFTLDEWRRGLKALRADTTIKLKKALLDLEREVKRPANFVDFYSFAFRYCLTEEKQKSIDIESICVLLDLVIGPHFPPQVDALIQYLKVQIDYKVINMDQWMGFYRFCNEISFPDLDNYDPELAWPLILDNFVEWMGSNVS; translated from the exons ATGCCTCGGAATTCTTCCAGAAAAGCCACCGAAATCTCACCCTCCGGCAATTCATCCGACATGCTTCGCGCCG CTTCTGGTAAGGCAGCAACCAAAGAGCTGGAGCGAATTGATCATCTCTTCTACTCATATGCCAGCAATTCCTCTGGTTTGATTGA TCCAGAGGGAATTGAGTTACTCTGCTCAGATTTGGAAGTTGATCATACGGATGTGCGAATTTTGATGCTTGCTTG GAAAATGCAAGCGGAGAAACAAGGATACTTCACCTTG GATGAGTGGCGAAGAGGCCTTAAAGCTTTGAGAGCTGACACGACAATTAAATTGAAGAAGGCGCTACTGGATCTTGAGAGAGAG GTTAAACGGCCAGCAAACTTCGTGGATTTCTACTCCTTTGCTTTTAGATATTGCTTGACTG AGGAAAAGCAGAAAAGCATTGACATCGAAAGTATTTGTGTACTGTTGGATCTTGTCATAGGACCACATTTTCCGCCTCAAGTCGATGCGCTTATTCAATATCTAAAG GTACAAATTGACTACAAGGTTATCAACATGGATCAATGGATGGGGTTCTATCGGTTTTGCAATGAG ATCAGCTTCCCAGATCTTGACAATTATGATCCAGAACTGGCATGGCCCTTGATCCTGGACAATTTTGTCGAATGGATGGGATCCAATGTTAGCTGA